From Nymphalis io chromosome 12, ilAglIoxx1.1, whole genome shotgun sequence, a single genomic window includes:
- the LOC126772207 gene encoding protein slit-like isoform X2, with the protein MRAYILFSALMVYFQTESVMICDVCDCEHKNEPPTVGVVVNCSFHERVLEVDPILPDASITLDLSRSNLTNIQQTRTFQSKTLVELLLNRNFLKEINLELFQLPELKILDLSENEIQQLNPNSFKGFTKLEYLNLANNKFTAMSQLNFNSLVNLREIILDNNNLGDDIETRSLFDAQGYGLPLNIQSVSISGVNLNNLNLEYFKPVDKTLRKLIISNNNLNIIVSLPQSLEYLDYSNNPIKKIRLGDIPLLESLVYLKELKLNNLDIEEVPKNVFSTLMLTNLELKYNKNLKEFSNLSFGRQLLSDTYDFYLEKLTLKGSNLSTLDEALSVLFVKVKRLDLQQNPWVCDCHLAWLRKLPIAPDLIEDLRCSSPQHLNGKRIFDLNEEDFACLTSSWEESQFEITIGHWLYLLIAFVTIMYLSLHNTAPKDSLRQK; encoded by the exons atgcgcGCCTACATATTGTTTTCAGCCTTGATGGTATATTTTCAAACTGAAAGTGTAATGATTTGTGATGTATGTGACTGCGAACATAAGAATGAACCGCCAACAGTTGGTGTAGTAGTAAACTGCTCCTTCCATGAAAGAGTGCTAGAAGTGGATCCTATTTTACCGGATGCATCAATAACATTGGATTTGTCCAGAAGCAACTTAACAAATATTCAACAAACAAGAACTTTCCAATCGAAAACACTTGTggaactattattaaatagaaacttcttaaaagaaataaatttagaattatttcaGCTCCCGGAACtgaaaatattagatttaagtGAAAATGAAATTCAACAATTGAATCCTAATTCATTTAAAGGTTTTACAAAGttggaatatttaaatctcGCCAATAACAAGTTTACTGCTATGAGTCAACTGAATTTCAACTCTTTGGTTAATTTAAGAGAGATAATTTTGGATAATAATAATCTCGGAGATGATATAGAAACAAGATCACTATTTGACGCACAAGGCTATGGCTTACCATTGAATATTCAGAGTGTATCCATCAGTGGCgtcaacttaaataatttaaatttggaatatttcAAACCAGTTGACAAAACACTAAGGAAGTTAATTATATCTAACAACAATCTTAATATCATTGTAAGTCTACCTCAGAGTTTGGAATATTTGGATTATTCCAATAAtcccattaaaaaaataagactagGTGATATTCCTTTGTTAGAGTCTTTGGTTTATTTAAAAGAGCTAAAGCTTAACAATCTAGATATAGAAGAGGTAcccaaaaatgttttttcaacATTAATGCTCACCAATTTGGAactgaaatataacaaaaatttgaAAGAATTCAGTAATTTATCATTTGGCAGACAGCTATTGAGCGACACATATGATTTCTATTTAGAAAAGCTAACACTTAAAGGTTCAAATCTCTCCACACTGGATGAAGCTTTAtcagttttatttgtaaaagtgaAAAGATTGGACCTACAGCAGAATCCATGGGTATGTGATTGTCATCTTGCCTGGTTACGGAAATTACCAATTGCCCCTGACCTAATTGAAGATCTAAG gTGCTCGTCACCACAACATCTAaatggtaaaagaatttttgactTGAATGAAGAAGATTTCGCCTGTCTCACATCATCGTGGGAGGAATCCCAATTCGAAATAACGATTGGTCACTGGTTGTACTTGTTAATTGCATTTGTGACAATTATGTACCTTTCTTTACATAATACAGCGCCTAAGGACAGTTTACGTCAGAAATAA